The sequence ACTTCACTGGCCTGAAATGACTGCAGCAACGGACACAAATGTTGATGCACTATTAGTGATCaaagtcagtggctctcaaacttttcagTCTAGTGTATGCAAGACAAAGTTTACCTCCCTtaagctacttgcttacaaaatcagacttgatacaaaagtgtcacagcacactattactgacaaattgcttttTACTATTTAGTTataaaatcaactggaatatgaatatctaaatgagttgatgtgcccctgGGGGTACTCAGGTCTTCTGGGGGTATAtatacccttggttgagaaccactgatctaagcaTTCTTATTGACATCTGCAGCCTCTGTGAAACAAGGGATTCTGTTCTTGTCCCACTGTCCTGATCAAAAGCTTCCAGTGCTAACCCATCACTAAATGTAGCAATAGTAGCTTGACTAAACTGACTTTCTCAATCCCAGGTGCAAGAGCAAAATGTGAAGAATCTCAATTCCAGTGCAGTAATGGACGCTGTATAACTCTGTTATGGAAGTGTGATGGAGATGAAGACTGTTCTGATGGCAGTGATGAGAGCTCCTGTGGTAAGCCCTTGTGCAAGTGCAAAGTGTTCCTTAAGTAAGCACCCCATTGGTGGGACATAACAACAAAGCATAGCTTCGGAGGAGTTCCACTAATATATCTGGCTAGTGGTGAGTGAGCCAGGCAGAGGGAGGCAGTAGAGTCAACAGGTTCAAACCAAGGTTTTATAGCATTAGATTTTGATATCCTATCTCAGTCTTGTTCAAGAATTGTGTATTCTCACACAGGTGTAGCTTTAAGCTTGCATTCAGGCTTCTGCAGGACTGAGTCCAGGCAGCTATAGTGCCCTTCTAGCTGAACTTCAAAGCAACCTGTTCTGTCTAGTCAAAGTTAATTGACCCCTCCCATGGCTATAAAGACATACTTAAGATGTGGTCAAATTTGACACTAAAGCTGTCTCTGAGATGACTAAAATTGAACTACCTGCCTAGATGGCTGGACAGCTAAAATATCAACACCCAAAGTAGCCTCATGAGGTACCCAATGAAGTATGTTTAGGGGTGCCCCTCTTTCCAAATATGCTCTGTCTGCAGTAGTGTTGCATAGCTCTTGCTTTGTCCAGGACAAAGCAACTGGAGAAAAGGGTTGTAAAAGGAAACTGACAAGAACTACTCAGCTTCCTTCTGTCCTGAGCTCCTTACAGTTGCTGCCTGTGCAATCCTAGACCATTAGCTCACCCATGGAGCTGAAAAGGGGGAAAACTAGCTAGAATGCTGTGTTCCTTGCTTTCTCCTGCAGTGTCCCTCTGAACTAGCTACATAGTTCTACTTAAAACCAGTTTACCACTGCAGTGCAACTCTGCCTTCAAGAACCTGTTAAACCCAACTCTGAGTTATcttctaaaataataaatagcagaTTAATATTATTCAATGAAATAATCATTATGGATTACAGCCTCCATTTCCTTCCCCTAGCAAATCAGGTAGTATTAAATTCCCCTGGTATCCAATTTCCACCATATCTAATCATATGTTGGCTAATTACTAAATACAATACTTGCATTTGTTACAGGGCTGAATTGAATTTCCTGTGCAAAAGAGGCACACGCTAATCTATTGCAGATTTACTCTTCAAATGCAAGAGTTGACAGCTTAAGTTTCAGTCAGAGCACCACATTAGGTGAAATTTCATCTACCAGCAAACATGTAACCTACAGTAGCTGTTGCTACATCTACTATTTTTCAGCAAACATCTTGGTCAGATTATTCTTAATGTCAATAGTACCATATCTCTCACTTGAAACAAATATGAATGACAGATTGCAACTCCCTTCACCTTCCCCATAACTTGAAATGAGACCTGATATTCAAAGGAAACATCTTCACTAACAAACTAGACTTCTCTTGCAGAGCTGAGGCTGTCCTCTTAAAAAGCAAAAAGTTGAAGTGCAAAAAAGACCAAAAGAGCTTTTCCTTTGCAAGTGCTTGCTTGGCTGGCAAGTGACATTTGTATACCACTTTAAACTGTAATTCAGAGGTGAAAACTACTCCAGTTAGACTTCATTGAAGTCCCTCTTGTGTGCCATTTAGAATTCTTGCCTGTTAATATCTCAACCTAATCTAGACTCTAAAATTTGGACTTAAATCTAAGATGTCCACTGATCAACTCAACACTTATGAATTGTTGGCCACAAATATTGGCAAGATTGTATATGTGAATTATCTTACAAATGCAAGGCATCTGCTTGTACCCAAGCTTACTTTAATAGCTTGGACTCTTTGAAAAGACCACTTGCTTTGCATCCAACATACTCCAACTACTAGTGCTTTATAAAGCAGCTTTGCAGGGAGGAGTGAAGATAATGCTCAGTGGCAACTTTTTTGAAAGATGTAAAAGCCATAATATCTCACTGCTTATAGCTGAAAGTCCACTCCATGACACAGGAGATAAGTATCCTAAACATCCATTAGGCTTGcagtaaaaaacattttttgcatgTAAAGACTAAGGTTCTCAATGATCCTAGGAGATTAGCTGTTAAAATATAATTGTACTTCTTGCAAGATCTAGTTCCCAGTTAAACATACTGGGACTCTTTctttgcagtaagaaaaggagtatttgtggcaccttggagactaacatttatttgagcataagctttcgtgagctacagctcacttcatcggatgcaagctcacgaaagcttatgctcaaatttgttagtctccaaggtgccacaaatactttctttttgcaaatacagactaacacagctgctactctgaaacctttctttgcaGTGAAGAAGACCTGCACTGAATCTGACTTTGTGTGCAACAGTGGTCAGTGTGTCCCTAACAGGTGGCAGTGTGATGGGGACCCAGACTGTGAAGATGGATCTGATGAAAGCCCTGAACTGTGTCGTAAGTGAGCCTATCATTGTGCTGacaatcaaattaaaataatctgAGCAGGAAACTGAAATCTCTCAACCAAAAACTGTCAATCTTGTAGCATGTTGTCATAACTCCTAGGTTTAAAACTGCTTATAATCTAATCGGTTGCATAGACCTGCTACTTGAGCTCTTCCTCCAAGTTACCCTTGACTTCAGGCTACTACAGTATTGTCAGTCTCTCTGCAAGCCCCTTCAAAGAATTAGTCTTCAGTGTTAGATATCTCATCAGGAACAGGGGAAAAACTTCAGTGTCTGATCAATATATCTGCATAAAGCCCCCATTACCTCTCTGTAATCCTAGCCAGACCTATGGGCTATTAAGGCTGCTCAAGATTCCCTTTTATGTGGAAATATAACGGGGATACCTGTAATGGAATGTCTGAAAGATGTTTGAGCATGTCCTGGAATTGCCTTGTCCTCCTGCCCTTGATGCAGTCTGTAGACTCTAATTTCATTATGGGAACCAGAGTAGAGAACCTTGACTCAGTTTCTAGCCCTCTTGATTGTGAATACAGCACTCTAAAGGGTACCATGTGGTCCTGGCTGCACCTGAAAGACAGTTCATGCTCCCATTGCTACAGTATTAATGATGGGAAAGTCTGAGGGGAAAAATTTCACACTTAACTGCCTTCTTAACTAACTTAACCCTACCCTCTATCACTCCTCCCCTGAGAATGAAACAGTAACTCTAAAATAACTACATGTACCATGCAGATAGACATCAGAAATACCTTATGAATTATACTGAACCTCTAATTCCATAGCCTAGATAAAACAGTTCTTCCTCTCCTAGAAAGACCTGAAGCCCTTTTCAGAATTACCATTTCTAATGGTCAAAGTATTGGAACAGACTACTGTCGTCATTGTCCATGACAAGTAAAATGTAGTCCACTTACTGCAGCTTTACACTTTCACAGAAAAGCAATATCTGGATTTAAATACTTGTCTGAATCCTAAACTGCTTTCAGTAGAATCTTTAAAACCTAAACTCTAGACCTCCTAAGGAGCTCTTGAAACTGACCTCTCTCCCCAATCCACTTCTCAATAGACATGAGAACATGCCGGGTAAATGAAATCAGCTGTGGTCCTCGATCAACTCAGTGTATCCCTCTGTCCTGGAAATGTGATGGTGAAAATGACTGTGACAGTGGTGAAGATGAAGAGAATTGTGGTAAGGGAAGAAACAAATGGTAGCCtgtgtagcttttttttttttcccaaatgtaCTTGGCCTGAAGATGAACTAGCTGTGTAGAATAGCCAACTGGTGCTCTTAGAACTAGAACTTCTGGAAAGTTTCTGATAATAATCACATCATACAATCAAACTCTTCTCTTCTCAGTCCTGTTCAGTTGAACTAGCTAtaagtgatttttaaaacttgttcTGTTTATATGGTCAGTACTACACTTGTAAGTGCTACTATGGGTCTAATATCAGACTAATTTAAAAGGCTTAAAATAAGTGCCTCTAAATAACACCACCTCCTAACGTCAAATCTGAATTATAGTTTGAGTAACTACCAGGCGCTCTCTGCAGTGGCTAAGTCATAACCTATTCTCTCTCCAAATGCATACACTCCAAGCAATGGAATGAATTAGCAATGATTGCTTCAAGAGTTCTCAAGACTCAAAGCAAAAAACTTCTTGGGCTATCCTAACTATTATACAGTTAGTTGGAGAGCAAAACTAAATGTCATTTGCTTAGTGGTGAGCCACTCAGTACTGTAATACTCATGTGGCAGTCCCCTGTCATTTGGACTTCATAAAGCTGCTGTTCTATAAAGCCTCTTAGCAGATGGCTTTAGTGGCTACACTAACAAATTCCCCACCTAAACATGTACTAAAAGGGCTCTATTCCTAGATTTAGACAGCAGCTTATTTTCTTAACATAGATGTTACCAAAGATAATACTAAAATCTAGCTTTCCCTTAGACTGCACTTTCAAAGGAAGTGTGCTGAGCAGAACTTCCTCCTGCTCTCTTCCCCACTGCCCTCCAGTCACATGTCATGCTGGCATCACTGAATGCCTCTTCAACCCAACAAAATGCACAGAGGATCTGCAAGTGCCAGAGGCTCACATTCTAAAAACGAAAGTTCTGACTTGATACTGTAAGTGTCTACTCTGAAGCTGGGCATAGTGTCTAAATCTTAAAGGCTTATACAGGTAGATTAATAGAATACCTAAATATGGGACACAAACCTAACAGAAGACTAATAGTCTTAATGACTGCAGTGGCTGACTAGAATTTCTGAAGTGTATACTTAAGTGACCTTCACCACTACCCCTTTGTAGAATAATTTGAGTTCGGTCAATGAAGTTAAGACCCTGCTGTAGATGGTGCAGACATAGTTCTAAAATCCTGACACTAATTGAACTCCCTCTCTATTACCAGGCAATGTAACTTGTAGCCCAGCAGAGTTCACTTGCTCCAGCAGGCAATGCATCTCCAAAAACTTTGTCTGTAATGGCCAAGATGACTGCAGTGATGGTAGTGATGAACTGGACTGCACACCACCTACTTGTGGAGCACATGAATTTCAATGTAAAAGTTCTAGCTGTATCCCCATTAGCTGGGTATGTGATGATGATGCAGATTGTTCAGACCAGTCAGATGAATCTCTAGAGCAATGTGGCCGCCAGCCTACACATCCTGTGAAGTGTTCTCCTAGTGAAGTACAATGTGGCTCAGGAGAATGTATTCACAAGAAGTGGCGGTGTGATGGAGACTCAGACTGCAAGGATGGAAGTGATGAAACAAACTGCCGTAAGTAACTGTTGTACGGTCCCTGTTAAAAGGATTCCAATTCCAACTCATTACCTCTTCACTAGTTCAGTCACTGGCTCTCCCAAAAAATGTTAAGGCTTTGATTACTTCTATAACTTAGTCTCCAAGACCTTCAGGATTCTAACTCTGCAGCACTTCTTTCTTCAGCTTCCCGGACTTGTAGACCAGACCAGTTCAAATGTGAAGATGGGAATTGTATCCACGGTAGCAGGCAATGCAATGGTGTAAGAGACTGTCTAGATGGAACTGATGAAGTCAactgtaaaaatggtaaataCAGAACTAAATGATGACGAAACTCTTGTTATAACAGGgctttctaggtttttttttaaatctaatggCCCTTTCCCTCCCATTATCTTGACAGTCGATCAGTGCTCTGGATCTGGCAAATTCAAGTGCCGAAGTGGGGAATGCATAGACATCAGCAAAGTGTGTAATCAGCAGCGGGACTGCCAGGACTGGAGTGACGAACCCCTCAAGGAATGCAGTAAGTGAGCCATCTACTTGGAATGTCACTCACAGGCTTGAGATTAACTGAGTCTTGTCTGCAAGAATCTGAGTGCAAGTGCCTTTAGTAAGTAACTCTCCATGGTTGGGAGACTCTAGTTAGACTAAAAGATCTTACTTCTATTTAGAACTGAACAGTGACTTGCCTGCATCTTCTAACATAACTGAATTGACTAGTGTGCTGCTTTATGCTTAGTCATGAACCAGACTGCAGATAACTGTAAAACATAGTACAGAAACTGTAGCTCCAAATAGCACTGAGCTTCTCTGAGCTGAAATCTGCAGTTGGCTCACTTGATGTACTTGTTGACGTGTAGCTAGTTCTGCATGAGCACCAACATGCCCACAAGACTCTTAACAAGTGTCTGCAAAGGGACTTGGCCATACTTGAATATCTGGTATAATCTAACTTTAGACAGGCATGGATGGCCTGAGATTTCAATTAAGTTGCCACAACTGTTTTTGGGTCTCCTCTAACTCTATTCCAGACTTGAATGAATGCCTGGTGAACAATGGTGGATGCTCTCATATCTGCAGAGACCTAGTTATTGGGTATGAATGTGACTGCCCAGCTGGGTTTGAACTGATAAACAGGAAAACATGTGGAGGCAAGTATCTGCTACCATCTTGACCCCTAAATGAGGTAGTTGTGGTGGTGTTTCAAGACTAACTTTACAGTCTGTCTTAGATATTGATGAATGCCAGAATCCTGGGATCTGCAGTCAAATCTGTATTAACTTAAAAGGAGGCTACAAATGTGAGTGTAGCCGTGGCTATCAAATGGATCTAGCTACTGGAGTGTGCAAGGCAGTAGGTAAGTACAACTAGCATACTCAATTTATCAAGAGCCCAAAAGCATTAGAAATATAAGTTTCCTCTGAAGAGGCTGACAGAGGTACACCAGAGTTACTGCACCTGGCTGGTGGTCTACAGTACATGGCCCTTTAGTGTATTTGCTATGGGGAGCCAATTAAACTCTTGCCTAACAAATTGTGTTCAGGGATTTGCTAAATCCACCTCTACTATTAAGAGCACAGAGGCTGAAGACCTCACTGCAACAAGTCACTTGTACCATCATTCTCTGTCTTTCAGACATTTAATTGAGCACAGTACTGAAGGATTAAAAAGCAATCTTGAATATTGAGGACACTGGGggcaaagaaaaaacagttgGCAGTCTTTCATGTTGAGCTATAAATTTACAGGAGAGAGGTCCCTCTAAGGACTTGGTGCTGCTAGTGTAAAAGCATAGGGGAGCCAATGGAGGCTGAAGCTTGTAAGAGCTACTAATATCTCTGCATGTGGTGGCTGTTAAACTCTTGTTCTAACACTGTACTCAAAGCTTCTAAACTTCTGGGATGACACTAGTATACTAAGTGACTTCTTTGTGTCAACTAGAACTGCAAGTAACTTCTAAATCCTTTCAGGAAAAGAACCATGTCTGATTTTCACTAATCGTCGGGACATCAGGAAGATTGGCCTGGAAAGGAAAGAATACCTCCAACTAGTAGAGCAGCTAAGAAACACTATTGCTTTAGATGCTGACATTGCTGAGCATAAACTCTTTTGGGCTGACTTCAGCCAAAAAGCAATTTTCAGGTAAACCTACCTGCTTCATCCTAAGTGTTTGTCCTAAAAACTTTAAGAGCAACAACTTCAGGAGAAGTCTTTAGCCAGTCACTTTCTGACTTAGGAGAATGCTTGTCTGCCTTGTCTTCAGCTTGACTCTCTCTAGAATTCCTAATTTCAGTAACCATAGCCTTGAAGTCAAACATCTATGCAGTGGGATACTCTTACTCAAAGCTCTGCATGTACTTCTATGGAAGTTGGAGTTGCAACCAAAGTATGAGCACAGTCTGAGGCCAACTGTTCTGACCTTTTTTGTTGAACAAAGGGCAGCAAACAACTTGGGTCTactttaaaaacatctttcaatTTTGAGGCTAGCTACTTCAAATCTTGAACACAAGATCTGTAAATATACCTCAACAGCTATTAGCTTAACTGATGCATATCGTCTAGTGTGCAGTGGTTGAAACACTAAATTTTATCCTTTTTCTCTTCCAGTGCCTCAATTGATAGTCGTGACAAGGTGGGCAAACACTTAAAAATCATAAGCAATGTACACAGTCCTGCAGCAATTGCTGTTGACTGGGTCTATAAGAACATCTACTGGACTGATTCAGCTTTAAAGAGTATCTCAGTGGCTAGCCTTGATGGTGCCAAAAGAAAGATCCTGTTTAATACAGACCTAAGAGAGCCAGCCTCCATAGCTGTGGATCCTCTCTCTGGGTGAGCATTACATTGTACTACCAACTAATGCCAAGTCCTCTTGGTACTATATACTAACCTAGATTGGTAAGCAAACTACAAAACAGTAAGCTGAAAGCTGGTCACCATTTGAAGGTGACTAGCTGAGCCATGCATACTCCAGTGTGCTCAGTCTTCTATCAAGCCATAGTATATAGATTAATTCCAGGCCTTCCTGTAGCTATAATACATAAGTTAAATAGTATAGCTAAACTGCAGATGCCTCATGACTTGTCTCTTTACAGCTATATGTATTGGTCTGACTGGGGTGAACCAGCCAAAATAGAAAAGGCAGGAATGAATGGACTTAGTAGACAGCAGCTGGTGACAACAGAGATCCAGTGGCCTAATGGAATTGCACTAGGTATTTCATGTTCTTACAAAATTAACTTCACTGTGAGCCCAAAATGCCTTTCAGAAATACTGAAGTCACTAGCTCTTTAAGAAGGAATCTCAGTTTGCAAGTCAAAATTCCCTGGAAAACTTGTGGAAGTTCACATTAACATGGTAACAATGAGAAGGCATTGAACACACTAGGACACAGCCATGGCTTCTAGGCACTATCCATTCACACTTCCAGGTCTAAAATGACCAGCTTTGGTCAGAGCATTGGCAGTCTTTTCAAATGTCCTCCCTATTAATGACAGCTTGCTTGTAGCTTGATCCATAGCAGATGCTGTCAATAAAATGCTACCCATTCACGAGGTAGCCCCAATACATGGAGTACCATTGATTTAAACACTTGTTCTAATCATAGGGCTACAATCTCCACCCAGGGAACATCAATCCAGGTGGTACTGTGGTGATGCAGCTGCCTTCTAATATGTAAatagtacctttttttttttcttcatgcaaGGAAACCTACTAGTGGAAGCCTAGTGCACATGCACTCTAGATGGCATTTTGTCAGCACTTACTAAACTGAAGTTAGGTATCCACCCCCCGGCAATATGAATGGTGAGGTTTTCCAGGTAACACATGCTTGTGATCAGATTCAATGTACTAAAATGCAACTTCTTTCCTTCTAGATCTTATAAAAAGCCGCCTTTACTGGCTTGATTCAAAGCTACATATGCTGTCCAGTGTGGATCTAAATGGCCAGGATCGTAGGATTGTGTTAAAATCTCACGAATTTCTTGCTCATCCTCTTGCTCTAACAATATTTGAGGTGAGAATAAGTCTCCAAGCATCCAGTAGGGAACTGACTGTAGGCTCCCTTTGGAGTGGCAGGGTACAGCAAGAGTCTAATAAATGGAAGACTGCAGAAAAGCAGCTGCAATGGGATTACTGTAGCTTCTCTACTGAGGCAGAGAgctgcaaattcaaaactgaataTATTCCACACTTAAACTTAACTAGCCTTACAATTTCATGTTGCCTCAGCACTTATGTGAGTGAAGTACCAATGCAGTTCTGCTAGATTAGGATCAGAGTACTTGCACTCACTAAATCAGATTTACCAGGGACAACTAAACCATCCCTGGTAATGGACAAA is a genomic window of Dermochelys coriacea isolate rDerCor1 chromosome 5, rDerCor1.pri.v4, whole genome shotgun sequence containing:
- the VLDLR gene encoding very low-density lipoprotein receptor isoform X2; the encoded protein is MGTSSLRGLWLLAALCWLLGERGAVRGARAKCEESQFQCSNGRCITLLWKCDGDEDCSDGSDESSCVKKTCTESDFVCNSGQCVPNRWQCDGDPDCEDGSDESPELCHMRTCRVNEISCGPRSTQCIPLSWKCDGENDCDSGEDEENCGNVTCSPAEFTCSSRQCISKNFVCNGQDDCSDGSDELDCTPPTCGAHEFQCKSSSCIPISWVCDDDADCSDQSDESLEQCGRQPTHPVKCSPSEVQCGSGECIHKKWRCDGDSDCKDGSDETNCPSRTCRPDQFKCEDGNCIHGSRQCNGVRDCLDGTDEVNCKNVDQCSGSGKFKCRSGECIDISKVCNQQRDCQDWSDEPLKECNLNECLVNNGGCSHICRDLVIGYECDCPAGFELINRKTCGDIDECQNPGICSQICINLKGGYKCECSRGYQMDLATGVCKAVGKEPCLIFTNRRDIRKIGLERKEYLQLVEQLRNTIALDADIAEHKLFWADFSQKAIFSASIDSRDKVGKHLKIISNVHSPAAIAVDWVYKNIYWTDSALKSISVASLDGAKRKILFNTDLREPASIAVDPLSGYMYWSDWGEPAKIEKAGMNGLSRQQLVTTEIQWPNGIALDLIKSRLYWLDSKLHMLSSVDLNGQDRRIVLKSHEFLAHPLALTIFEDRVYWIDGENEAVYGANKFTGSELATLVNNLNDAQDIIVYHELVQPSGKNWCDETMKNGGCEYLCLPAPQINEHSPKYACTCPTGYNLQDDGLRCKGHNFSSAVSEVSSSKGTSAAWAILPLVLLALAAAAGGYFMWRNWQHKNMKSMNFDNPVYLKTTEEDLTIDIGRHSSSVGHTYPAISVVSTDDDLA
- the VLDLR gene encoding very low-density lipoprotein receptor isoform X1, producing the protein MGTSSLRGLWLLAALCWLLGERGAVRGARAKCEESQFQCSNGRCITLLWKCDGDEDCSDGSDESSCVKKTCTESDFVCNSGQCVPNRWQCDGDPDCEDGSDESPELCHMRTCRVNEISCGPRSTQCIPLSWKCDGENDCDSGEDEENCGNVTCSPAEFTCSSRQCISKNFVCNGQDDCSDGSDELDCTPPTCGAHEFQCKSSSCIPISWVCDDDADCSDQSDESLEQCGRQPTHPVKCSPSEVQCGSGECIHKKWRCDGDSDCKDGSDETNCPSRTCRPDQFKCEDGNCIHGSRQCNGVRDCLDGTDEVNCKNVDQCSGSGKFKCRSGECIDISKVCNQQRDCQDWSDEPLKECNLNECLVNNGGCSHICRDLVIGYECDCPAGFELINRKTCGDIDECQNPGICSQICINLKGGYKCECSRGYQMDLATGVCKAVGKEPCLIFTNRRDIRKIGLERKEYLQLVEQLRNTIALDADIAEHKLFWADFSQKAIFSASIDSRDKVGKHLKIISNVHSPAAIAVDWVYKNIYWTDSALKSISVASLDGAKRKILFNTDLREPASIAVDPLSGYMYWSDWGEPAKIEKAGMNGLSRQQLVTTEIQWPNGIALDLIKSRLYWLDSKLHMLSSVDLNGQDRRIVLKSHEFLAHPLALTIFEDRVYWIDGENEAVYGANKFTGSELATLVNNLNDAQDIIVYHELVQPSGKNWCDETMKNGGCEYLCLPAPQINEHSPKYACTCPTGYNLQDDGLRCKVSGTGTTVAYIETKDTSTTEKPPTVGPVPGGHNFSSAVSEVSSSKGTSAAWAILPLVLLALAAAAGGYFMWRNWQHKNMKSMNFDNPVYLKTTEEDLTIDIGRHSSSVGHTYPAISVVSTDDDLA